The following coding sequences lie in one Yoonia sp. G8-12 genomic window:
- the rpmB gene encoding 50S ribosomal protein L28, protein MSRRCELTGKGPMSGNNVSHAKNRTRRRFLPNLQDVTLMSDVLGRSFKLKISNAALRTVDHRGGLDAFMAKAKDAELSDDALKIKKEIAKATAA, encoded by the coding sequence ATGTCGCGCCGTTGCGAACTGACTGGAAAAGGCCCAATGTCTGGCAACAATGTCAGCCACGCCAAGAACCGTACCCGCCGCCGTTTTTTGCCAAACCTGCAGGACGTGACATTGATGTCCGACGTGCTGGGCCGGTCTTTCAAGCTGAAAATCTCGAATGCGGCGCTGCGCACTGTAGATCACCGCGGTGGACTGGATGCGTTCATGGCGAAAGCAAAAGATGCAGAGCTGTCTGACGACGCTCTGAAAATCAAGAAAGAGATCGCCAAGGCCACTGCTGCCTAA
- the hrpB gene encoding ATP-dependent helicase HrpB, which yields MTALPIDPVLPELMDALTSVGCAVLQAPPGAGKTTRVPLAMLDAGLTTGKIIMLEPRRLAARAAAERLAEGLNEKPGQTVGYRMRGDNRPGERIEVVTEGILTRMIQSDPELKGIGAIIFDEFHERSLNADLGLALTWESRSVLRPDLLVLVMSATLDAAPVAAMLDNAPVITSEGRSFPVTTHFLDRAVPKTQRLEHATADLVASAVAETGGGVLVFLPGEGEIRRTAALLSGHLPADCTIRPLYGALPFAEQRKAIAPPKEGRKIVLSTSIAETSLTIEDIRVVVDAGRARRARFDAGSGMSRLVTERVSKAEATQRAGRAGRVAPGDAYCLWTKGEHGALPAFAPAEIEAADLAGLALELAVWGSDDLAFLTPPPEGALAEARALLHGLGALDATGRITAHGRALAALPLHPRLAHMLQIAGKAAAPLAALLATRDPLRGAPVDLALRIAALKGRYDGPGTAHPAALSQIKSETPRLAKGLPDAAPLSLGQQAALAYPDRVGLRRKGDDPRYVLSGGKGAVIDAADPMAGARLIVATDLDGDTREARIRQAVTLTERELRDLFGDQIVWADICEWSKRDRKVLTRQQERFGALVLDDRQWSDAPDQAVATAMLEGVRQLGLRPSPAAARFQARVALADGLPAMDDATLLDTLEDWLLPHLHGVRNADDWKRFDLLPALRAMLDWEQTQRLDRAAPAHFETPLGRKIPIDYDGEAPGITLRLQEMFGVTVHPQVGRTPLRVTLLSPGQKPVQVTQDIVGFWASSYADVRRDMRGRYPRHPWPEDPTQADPTLRAKPRGT from the coding sequence ATGACCGCCCTGCCAATAGATCCTGTCCTGCCCGAACTGATGGATGCCCTTACATCCGTTGGCTGTGCCGTCCTACAGGCCCCGCCGGGTGCAGGCAAAACCACCCGCGTGCCGCTTGCGATGCTGGACGCAGGGCTGACGACCGGCAAGATCATCATGCTCGAACCCCGCCGTCTTGCTGCCCGTGCCGCAGCCGAACGTCTGGCCGAAGGGCTGAATGAGAAACCGGGCCAAACCGTCGGCTACCGCATGCGCGGCGACAACAGGCCCGGAGAACGCATTGAGGTCGTGACCGAGGGGATCCTGACTCGCATGATCCAGTCCGACCCTGAACTGAAAGGCATCGGCGCGATCATCTTCGACGAATTCCACGAACGCTCCCTGAATGCAGACCTTGGTCTTGCCCTCACATGGGAAAGCCGCAGTGTGCTGCGCCCTGATCTTTTGGTTCTGGTTATGTCCGCCACCCTCGATGCTGCCCCTGTCGCGGCAATGCTGGACAATGCCCCCGTTATCACCTCTGAAGGCCGATCTTTTCCCGTCACCACACATTTTCTGGACCGCGCGGTGCCCAAAACCCAAAGGTTGGAACACGCCACCGCCGATCTGGTGGCCTCCGCCGTGGCCGAGACCGGGGGCGGCGTGCTTGTGTTTCTGCCGGGCGAAGGCGAAATCCGGCGCACCGCTGCACTCTTGTCAGGCCACCTACCCGCAGACTGCACTATCCGCCCCCTCTACGGCGCCTTGCCATTCGCCGAACAACGCAAAGCCATCGCGCCGCCGAAAGAAGGGCGCAAGATCGTTCTGTCCACCTCTATCGCCGAAACCTCGCTGACCATTGAAGATATCCGCGTGGTGGTCGATGCAGGCCGTGCACGGCGCGCGCGATTTGACGCGGGCTCTGGCATGTCGCGGCTAGTGACCGAGCGGGTCAGCAAAGCCGAAGCCACCCAGCGCGCAGGCCGCGCCGGTCGGGTCGCACCGGGAGATGCCTACTGCCTTTGGACCAAGGGCGAACACGGCGCCTTGCCCGCCTTCGCCCCTGCCGAAATCGAGGCCGCTGATCTGGCAGGTCTCGCGCTGGAACTGGCCGTCTGGGGCAGCGATGATCTGGCGTTTCTAACACCCCCGCCGGAGGGTGCCTTGGCGGAGGCGCGCGCACTGTTACATGGTCTGGGTGCATTGGACGCCACCGGTCGCATCACCGCCCACGGCCGCGCCTTGGCCGCCCTGCCCTTGCATCCGCGGCTGGCGCACATGCTGCAAATCGCAGGCAAAGCCGCAGCGCCGCTTGCGGCACTCTTGGCCACACGCGATCCGTTGCGCGGCGCGCCTGTTGATCTCGCACTGCGTATCGCAGCCCTCAAAGGCCGCTATGATGGGCCCGGCACAGCGCACCCTGCGGCGCTGTCCCAGATCAAATCAGAAACTCCGCGACTGGCCAAAGGCCTGCCCGATGCAGCCCCGCTAAGCCTTGGCCAGCAAGCGGCCCTTGCCTACCCCGACCGCGTCGGCTTGCGCCGCAAAGGCGACGACCCGCGCTATGTGCTGTCAGGCGGCAAAGGCGCGGTGATCGACGCCGCCGACCCCATGGCGGGTGCGCGGTTGATCGTGGCCACCGATCTGGATGGCGACACCCGCGAGGCGCGCATCAGGCAGGCCGTCACCCTGACCGAACGCGAATTGCGCGATCTTTTTGGCGACCAGATCGTCTGGGCAGATATCTGTGAATGGTCCAAGCGCGACCGCAAAGTGCTGACACGCCAGCAAGAACGCTTTGGCGCGTTGGTGCTGGATGACCGGCAGTGGTCTGATGCGCCCGATCAAGCGGTCGCGACGGCGATGCTGGAAGGTGTCCGCCAGTTGGGCCTACGGCCCTCACCTGCCGCCGCGCGGTTTCAGGCGCGCGTAGCTTTGGCCGATGGCCTGCCTGCGATGGATGATGCCACCCTGCTCGACACGCTCGAAGACTGGCTCTTGCCGCATCTGCATGGCGTGCGCAACGCAGACGACTGGAAACGCTTTGATCTTTTGCCCGCCCTGCGCGCGATGCTGGATTGGGAGCAGACCCAACGGCTTGACCGCGCCGCACCTGCGCATTTCGAAACACCGTTGGGGCGCAAGATCCCGATTGACTATGATGGCGAGGCCCCGGGGATCACCCTACGCCTGCAGGAAATGTTCGGCGTGACGGTACATCCACAAGTGGGGCGCACGCCTTTGCGGGTGACTTTGCTGTCACCGGGGCAAAAACCAGTGCAGGTGACCCAAGATATTGTCGGCTTCTGGGCAAGCTCCTATGCCGACGTGCGCCGCGATATGCGCGGCCGCTACCCGCGCCATCCA